In the genome of Cellvibrio sp. KY-YJ-3, one region contains:
- the yegD gene encoding molecular chaperone: MFVGFDYGTSNCAMSFINEGQAQLIPLYGNDAFVPSTLYALERSFIAELVATQLTDDADKRVYAQGRAALLSQARAGKMEHDLDHAHEGIFFGAEAIDHYISAPGEGYFIKSPKSFLGASGLRQQSVDFFEDVVAAMMLNVKNRAEQQLQNNITQVVIGRPVNFQGINAQESNAQAQTILAAAAKRIGFRDIEFLFEPLAAGFDFETRLTENKTVLVVDVGGGTSDCSMVLMGPQHIRQLDRAQDFLGHTGERIGGNDFDIQLAQKILMPHFGMLSPLKTGLPMPLMPFVNAMAINDIGAQTDFYDAKTGFLLERLTRETHEPELLARLIKMREGKHNFAVVHQAELGKIALSAQAHHSFPLGFIEEGLAPQCSAQDYAHVSEQLLQKIAALISEATRQAGVQPHIVYITGGSAKSPLIRQVVRELFGDDIAIVDGDHFGSVAAGLGVWAERIFT, translated from the coding sequence ATGTTTGTTGGTTTTGATTACGGTACGTCCAATTGCGCTATGTCATTTATCAATGAAGGACAAGCGCAGTTAATCCCACTCTACGGCAATGACGCGTTTGTACCCTCCACCCTCTACGCATTGGAGCGCTCGTTCATCGCCGAGTTGGTGGCAACGCAATTAACCGATGATGCGGATAAACGTGTTTATGCCCAGGGTCGGGCGGCGCTGTTAAGTCAGGCGCGCGCAGGAAAAATGGAACATGATCTTGATCATGCGCACGAGGGAATCTTTTTTGGCGCGGAGGCGATCGACCATTATATTTCTGCACCGGGTGAAGGTTATTTTATTAAATCGCCTAAATCGTTTTTAGGTGCGAGTGGTTTGCGTCAACAGTCGGTGGATTTTTTTGAGGACGTGGTTGCCGCCATGATGCTCAACGTTAAAAACCGCGCTGAGCAGCAGCTGCAAAACAATATCACCCAAGTGGTGATTGGTCGTCCGGTTAACTTTCAAGGTATTAATGCGCAGGAAAGTAATGCTCAAGCGCAAACGATTTTGGCGGCGGCAGCAAAACGTATTGGCTTTCGCGATATAGAATTTTTGTTTGAACCGCTCGCCGCCGGTTTTGATTTTGAAACACGCTTAACCGAAAACAAAACGGTATTGGTAGTCGATGTGGGCGGTGGTACTTCCGACTGCTCCATGGTGCTGATGGGCCCGCAGCATATTCGGCAACTGGATCGGGCGCAGGATTTTCTCGGTCACACCGGTGAGCGTATCGGCGGTAACGATTTTGATATCCAGCTCGCGCAAAAAATATTGATGCCCCATTTTGGTATGTTGTCGCCATTAAAAACCGGCTTACCCATGCCGCTCATGCCGTTTGTGAATGCGATGGCTATTAACGATATAGGCGCACAAACTGATTTTTACGATGCCAAAACCGGTTTTTTATTGGAGCGATTAACCCGCGAAACCCATGAGCCGGAATTGCTTGCGCGCTTAATAAAAATGCGCGAAGGCAAACATAATTTTGCCGTGGTGCACCAGGCGGAGCTGGGTAAAATTGCGCTTTCGGCACAAGCGCATCACAGTTTTCCATTGGGTTTTATCGAGGAAGGTTTGGCGCCGCAGTGCAGCGCGCAGGATTACGCTCACGTCAGCGAACAGCTGTTGCAAAAAATCGCCGCGCTGATCAGCGAAGCAACGCGGCAGGCGGGTGTGCAACCGCACATCGTTTATATCACTGGCGGCAGCGCTAAATCGCCGCTCATTCGCCAAGTGGTGCGCGAATTATTTGGCGACGATATAGCGATTGTCGATGGTGATCACTTTGGCAGTGTGGCGGCGGGTTTGGGGGTATGGGCGGAGCGCATATTCACCTAG